Sequence from the Flavobacterium sp. TR2 genome:
GTCAAAGATACCTCCTCAACGCACCAAGGCGCTCCACAATACCTTTTACTTGTTCGGCTGTTGTCATAAATTAATTACTAGGTTTTATATGTTTTTTAGAATTATTACGTTAATTTGGTCTAGAGAAACCAGCGAGTTAAATTTTATGAAAACTTGCTGAGAATAACTATAAGTAATACGTAATTTTGCATACAAAAATAAGATATAGTTTTTAGAATATGGAAATAAATTTAATCAGCGATACCATAACAAAGCCTACTTATGAGATGCTTCAGTATATGTTTAACGCTCATGTCGGCGATGATGTATACAAACAGGACCCAACGGTGATTGAATTGGAAAATAGAACAGCAGAGTTTTTTGGTATGGAAGCTGGTCTTTTCTTTCCGTCTGGAACTATGGCAAACCAGACTGCAATAAAACTGCATACACAGCCTGGAGAACAATTGATTGCTGATAAATATGCCCATGTTTACCATTATGAAGGAGGAGGTGTTTCTTTTAATAGTGGCGTTTCTTGCTGTCTATTGGATGGAAATCGAGGCATGATAACGGCAGCGCAAGTTAAAGCGGCGATAAACGATCCAGAGTTTTACCATAGTCCGCTAACAAGTTTGGTTTGTGTTGAAAATACAACCAACAAAGGCGGCGGTGCGTGTTATGAATTAGAAGATTTAAGAGAAATAAAAAAAGTTTGCGACGCCCATAATTTGAAGTTTCACTTAGATGGAGCAAGAATTTGGAATGCATTAGTGGCTAAAAGACAGAATCCTAGAGAATTTGGGGCTATTTTTGATACTATTTCGGTTTGTTTGTCTAAAGGATTAGGAGCTCCAATTGGATCTGTGCTGCTTGGAAGTAAAGCTGATATTCACAGAGCGTTGAGAATCAGAAAGATATTGGGTGGAGGAATGCGTCAAGTAGGTTATTTGGCAGCCGCTGGATTATATGCTTTGGCTCATAATATCGAAAGGCTGGCAGAAGATCACCGCAGAGCAAAAGAAATTGCAAAAATCTTAAGTACAAAACCTTGGATTGCGTCTATTGAACCCGTAGAAACAAATATCTTGATTTTTTCGCTTGCAGAAGGGTACAGCGATCAATTGCTAATAGAAAAATTAAAACAGAAAAATATATTAATAAGTTCTCTTGGACACAACAAACTTAGAATTGTAACACATTTAGATTACAAAGAAGTAATGCATACTTATGTGTTGGAAACACTTTTGAAGTTTTAGAAAAAGGTTCATAGAGGCAAAGGTGCAGAGGAACAAAGGCTAAAAAAAAGAGGATGCTTTAGCATCCTCTTTTTTTGTGAGGCAAAGAAACAAAACCTTTGCACCTTTGCATCTCAGAAACCTTTGTGCCTTATTTAAACAAATTGTCCATTCCAGGAATAGAAGGCATATCCATTCTGGCTACAGCGTCTAATTCTCTTTCGTTTACACTTGTAGCTTTTTCAATAGCTTTATTTAGCGTTACAATTAAGTAATCTTCCAATTGCTCTTTATCTTCCAAAAGAGAATCGTCAATAGAAAGAGATTTTATTTTTCTGCTTGCTGTAATAGTAACTTTTAATAATCCGTCAGCGCTTTGTTCATCAATCAAAACAGTATCTAGACGCTTTTTTGTATCTTCAATTTTTTGTTGGGTTTCTTTAAGTTTACCCATCATTCCCATTAAATCCATTTTTGTTGATCTTTTAAATTATTTCAGACAAAATTAGTATATTGCTGTGTTAATTCAATAGAATATTTTATGAAAAAATTAATTCTGTTCTGTTGGGTTTGTGCTATTTTTGCGTCTTCATATTTAAAAATTAATGCTCAATCAATGCAAAATGATATATCGGCCCCAAAGGCTAAAATAATTCCAAAGACATTAAAAAAACATAAAGAAACTAGGATTGATAACTATTTCTGGCTTAATGACAGAGAAAATCAAGAGGTGATTGACTACCTAAATCAAGAGAATGCTTATTACGAAAGTATGACCGCTCATACTCAAGATTTAAAAGACAGCCTGTTTGAAGAAATGAAAGGAAGAATTAAAGAAGATGATTCTTCTGTTCCTTATTTTTATAACGGATATTTTTATATAACTCGTTTTGAAACAGGGCAGGATTATCCAATTTTTGCTCGAAAAAAAGGAAGCCTTTCTGCAGATGAAGAAATTCTTTTTGACTGTAATGAAATGGCAAAAGGTCATGCTTATTTCAAGTTAGGCGGTTTAAGCATCAGCCCAGATAATAAATTTGCCAGTTTTGGAGTAGATAGTATTGGGAGAAGAATCTATACGATCCAGATTAAAAATTTAGAAACAGGCGAAATCTTAGCAGACAAGATAGAAAATGTTACAGGAGCCTCTGTTTGGGCAAATGATAACAATACTATTTTTTATGTGAGGCAAGATCAAGTGACATTAAGAGCTGATAAAGTTTTTAGGCATAAATTAAACACTGATTCAGAAAATGATGTTTTGGTTTATGATGAAGTTGATGATACTTTTAATGTGTCGATCAGCAAAGAAAAATCAAGAAAATATATTGTTATTGGTTCTGGAAGCACTTTGACGACTGAATACAGAATTTTGGAATCTAATAATCCCGACGGAGAATTTACGGTTTTTCAGCCACGTGTTCGCGGATTAGAATATAGCATTTCGCACTACGAAGATTCATTTTATGTTTTGACCAATAAAGATAAGGCGACCAATTTTAAATTGATGAAAACGCCAGAAGGCAAAACAGGAAAGAAAAACTGGGTAGATCTTATTCCGCATAGAGAAGATGTTTTGTTGGAAGACATCGAGATTTTTAAGAACTATTTGGTTGTTGAAGAACGCTCTAACGGATTAAATCATATTAGAATCATGCCTTGGGGCGACGAACCAGATTATTATCTTCCTTTTGGCAGCGAGACTTATAATGCATACACTACAACCAATGTTGATTTTGATACAGATATTTTGCGTTATAGCTACCAGTCATTGGCAACGCCGTCTTCTGTAATTGATTTTAATATGAAGACCAAAACCAAAGAAATCTTAAAAGAACAGCAGGTTTTAGGAGGTAAGTTTGATAAAGAGAATTATGTAGAAGAAAGAGTTTGGGCAACTGCAAGAGATGGGGTAAAAGTCCCTATTTCGATGGTTTACAGAAAAGGATTGGAGAAAAACGGTAAAAATCCGCTGTTGTTATATGCATATGGTTCGTACGGAATTACTATGGATACTTATTTTTCTTCAACAAGATTGTCGCTTCTAGACCGCGGATTTGTTTACGCGATCGCTCATATACGTGGGGGAGAAGACTTAGGGAGACAATGGTATGAGGACGGAAAACTGTTAAAAAAGAAAAATACCTTTACAGATTTCATCGATTGCTCTAAATTTGTAATAGATCAAAAGTTTACTTCTCCAGAACATCTATATGCAGAAGGAGGATCTGCTGGCGGACTTTTAATGGGAGTAATCGTAAATGAAGCTCCTGAATTATATAATGGCGTTATCGCTCAGGTGCCTTTTGTAGACGTAATTACCACAATGCTGGATGACAGTATTCCGCTTACAACTGGAGAGTATGACGAATGGGGTAACCCAAACAATAAAAAATATTACGATTATATGTTGTCGTATTCACCTTACGATAATGTAAAAGCACAGGAATATCCTAATATGTATGTGTCTACCGGATTGCATGATTCGCAGGTACAATATTGGGAGCCAGCTAAATGGGTTGCGAAATTGAGAGATTTAAAAACAAATAATAAACTTTTGTTTTTAGATACCAACATGGATGCAGGCCATGGCGGGGCTTCGGGACGTTTTGAGGCTTTAAAAGACTTAGCAAAGGAATTTAGTTTTTTATTAGATTTAGAAAAAATTAAAAGCTAATTAGAAATTTTTTGTTAAATTTGCAACCTATCAAGGTTAATTTAAAAAGGCCTTTGATTAACTATTTTTTTATGAAAGAAGAAATAACTGCTTATAATAATGTTTTAGAGTTAATAGGAAACACCCCCCTTATTAAGCTAAA
This genomic interval carries:
- a CDS encoding threonine aldolase family protein, translating into MEINLISDTITKPTYEMLQYMFNAHVGDDVYKQDPTVIELENRTAEFFGMEAGLFFPSGTMANQTAIKLHTQPGEQLIADKYAHVYHYEGGGVSFNSGVSCCLLDGNRGMITAAQVKAAINDPEFYHSPLTSLVCVENTTNKGGGACYELEDLREIKKVCDAHNLKFHLDGARIWNALVAKRQNPREFGAIFDTISVCLSKGLGAPIGSVLLGSKADIHRALRIRKILGGGMRQVGYLAAAGLYALAHNIERLAEDHRRAKEIAKILSTKPWIASIEPVETNILIFSLAEGYSDQLLIEKLKQKNILISSLGHNKLRIVTHLDYKEVMHTYVLETLLKF
- a CDS encoding S9 family peptidase, with translation MKKLILFCWVCAIFASSYLKINAQSMQNDISAPKAKIIPKTLKKHKETRIDNYFWLNDRENQEVIDYLNQENAYYESMTAHTQDLKDSLFEEMKGRIKEDDSSVPYFYNGYFYITRFETGQDYPIFARKKGSLSADEEILFDCNEMAKGHAYFKLGGLSISPDNKFASFGVDSIGRRIYTIQIKNLETGEILADKIENVTGASVWANDNNTIFYVRQDQVTLRADKVFRHKLNTDSENDVLVYDEVDDTFNVSISKEKSRKYIVIGSGSTLTTEYRILESNNPDGEFTVFQPRVRGLEYSISHYEDSFYVLTNKDKATNFKLMKTPEGKTGKKNWVDLIPHREDVLLEDIEIFKNYLVVEERSNGLNHIRIMPWGDEPDYYLPFGSETYNAYTTTNVDFDTDILRYSYQSLATPSSVIDFNMKTKTKEILKEQQVLGGKFDKENYVEERVWATARDGVKVPISMVYRKGLEKNGKNPLLLYAYGSYGITMDTYFSSTRLSLLDRGFVYAIAHIRGGEDLGRQWYEDGKLLKKKNTFTDFIDCSKFVIDQKFTSPEHLYAEGGSAGGLLMGVIVNEAPELYNGVIAQVPFVDVITTMLDDSIPLTTGEYDEWGNPNNKKYYDYMLSYSPYDNVKAQEYPNMYVSTGLHDSQVQYWEPAKWVAKLRDLKTNNKLLFLDTNMDAGHGGASGRFEALKDLAKEFSFLLDLEKIKS
- a CDS encoding YbaB/EbfC family nucleoid-associated protein, which gives rise to MDLMGMMGKLKETQQKIEDTKKRLDTVLIDEQSADGLLKVTITASRKIKSLSIDDSLLEDKEQLEDYLIVTLNKAIEKATSVNERELDAVARMDMPSIPGMDNLFK